A DNA window from Halorubrum sp. DM2 contains the following coding sequences:
- a CDS encoding deoxyhypusine synthase, translated as MDEDSSHTNVVPGSDEELDTANVRGYDFRGEFDFGEMLDAYATTGFQATQLAEAIDIAERIQEADATVYLTFTSNIISSGLRETVAYLVREGYVDVLITTSGSLTEDVIKTAKPFKMGKWDADEASLRERGINRLGNLFVPSDRYVWLEEYLYDFFDDFFAEEKIRTPTAFARELGETLDDEDSVLKQAADNDVPVYCPALTDAEVGNFLYYYRQGYDSDVGIEILDDYDSLIEDGLLADTTGLIAVGGGVPKHHAIMTNLFRGGADYVVYISTGMEGDGSLSGAPPNEAVSWGKIKEKQTNYTQVEAEATLVFPLLVAEAFKR; from the coding sequence ATGGACGAAGATAGCTCTCACACGAACGTCGTCCCTGGGAGTGATGAGGAACTCGACACGGCGAACGTTCGCGGCTACGATTTCCGTGGGGAATTTGATTTTGGCGAGATGCTCGACGCCTACGCGACGACGGGGTTCCAGGCAACGCAACTCGCGGAGGCCATCGACATCGCCGAACGCATACAGGAGGCGGACGCCACCGTCTACCTCACGTTCACGTCGAACATCATCTCGTCGGGGCTGCGCGAGACCGTCGCGTACCTCGTTCGAGAGGGGTACGTGGACGTACTTATCACGACGTCCGGATCGCTGACCGAGGACGTGATCAAAACGGCGAAGCCGTTCAAGATGGGGAAATGGGACGCAGACGAGGCGTCGCTCCGTGAGCGTGGAATCAATCGGCTCGGCAATCTCTTCGTCCCCTCCGACCGGTACGTCTGGCTGGAGGAGTATCTCTACGACTTCTTCGACGACTTCTTCGCAGAAGAGAAGATCAGGACGCCGACGGCGTTCGCACGCGAGTTAGGCGAAACCCTCGACGATGAGGACTCGGTCCTGAAGCAGGCGGCAGACAACGACGTGCCGGTGTACTGTCCGGCACTGACGGACGCCGAAGTCGGCAACTTCCTCTACTACTACCGTCAGGGGTACGACTCAGACGTCGGTATCGAGATACTGGACGACTACGACTCGCTCATTGAGGATGGGTTGTTGGCGGACACGACGGGCCTCATCGCGGTCGGTGGTGGCGTGCCGAAACACCACGCGATCATGACGAACCTCTTCCGCGGAGGAGCGGATTACGTCGTCTACATTTCGACGGGGATGGAGGGCGACGGATCGTTATCGGGTGCACCGCCGAACGAGGCGGTCTCTTGGGGAAAAATCAAGGAGAAACAGACGAACTACACACAGGTCGAAGCGGAGGCGACGCTCGTCTTCCCGCTGCTCGTGGCGGAGGCATTCAAACGTTGA